The following are encoded together in the Acipenser ruthenus chromosome 24, fAciRut3.2 maternal haplotype, whole genome shotgun sequence genome:
- the LOC117429450 gene encoding tight junction protein ZO-1 isoform X12, protein MPGNKNCMITYTGLWCGIAEAVDKMKYQKYLTVLQMALGVTASNRNSLLPYKRRMWVTPSSDTSNAGASSGSQGKPSLRRIKGRIHRSKSLDSIELLDSNSGAMEETVIWEQHTVALHRAAGFGFGIAISGGKDNPHFQSGETSIVISDVLKGGPAEGLLQENDRVVMVNAVSMDNVEHAYAVQQLRKSGKNAQITIRRKKKVQIPVARTERETVSEHEEDSYEDEAYDETSARSGPSAYSSSKRSERSMAGRRDRSASRERSLSPRSDRRSVVSNLPPKPAKVTLVKSRKSEEYGLRLASHIFVKDISPESLAAKDGNIQEGDVVLKINGTVTENLSLTDAKKLIERSKGKLKMVVQRDERATLLNIPDLDDSIPSANASDRDDISEIHSLASDHSNRSHDRSRRSRSRSPDRRSEPSDHSRHSPQQISNGSHRSRDEERIAKPGAISTPVRITEEAVISKIAEQPVAKTFEERSEKQIPPLPEPKPVYAQPGQPDVDLPVSPSDAPIPSAAHDEGMLRPSMKLVKFKKGESVGLRLAGGNDVGIFVAGVLEDSPAAKEGLEEGDQILRVNNVDFANIIREEAVLFLLDLPRGEEVTILAQKKKDVYRRIVESDVGDSFYIRTHFEYEKESPYGLSFNKGEVFRVVDTLYNGKLGSWLAIRIGKNHKEVERGIIPNKNRAEQLSSVQYTLPKTAGGDRADFWRFRGLRSSKRNLRKSREDLTAQPVQSKYPAYERVVLREAGFLRPVVIFGPIADVAREKLGREEPDLFELARSEPRDAGTDQRNSGIIRLHTIKQIIDRDKHAVLDITPNAVDRLNYAQWYPIVVFLNPDSKQGVKNMRTRLCSESRKSARKLYERALKLRKNNHHLFTSIINMNSMNDGWYGALKETTQQQQNQLVWVSEGRADGAPDDDLDLHDDRLSYLSAPGSEYSMYSTDSRHTSDYEDTDTEGGAYTDQELDETLNDEVGPLPESAITRSSEPVCEDPPVIQDAQAYPPYQPPVQPDPLPRTNSTGFKIPASQQKAEAVPVIPNLPHQPEPIAVVSAPSAVDNTVYVAGMNHEERAPAPQSTYSPQAGSLRRPTHELARSMLNDPEQSRSPLAEPPKMYKKDPYGVDEPLRQNHGIKEPVVAHPVNRYEQEPPPSYAPQPQYQDEQPYRDYDQPPYRYESTGNFMEQKSRSYDSHLQYETRVPPYDDQWSHYDENPSQTYPARTPFENQHPQDYDPRLHYEESTEREYTLPQPRYEEPSPLGYDNRPRYEQPAKSYGKPVQPRYEEQLRYEEQPPIGYEARPRYEPEPHAFPPPVSRSPEPNPYYDPPVRTYTQGPQRGYKPGQYEPPLNADAALPPPPQPQAKPEPPIASTKPLPPTPATEPEDDPAMKRQSVLTRVKMFENKRSVSVDRAKESGDPAAVRSAEVAPKPVTGPTTVPKANSLSRLDQEKPPYRAPEPQKPQTKPPEDIVRSNHYDPEEDEEYYRKQLSYFDRRSFDSKPAPQPTQPANRFPDPAKPVQPQTQSNYSNYSSRGKPAELEPVDKISVVEKRYEPVPQVTPPPSQYGLPSQTLSNPSVPPPVLPKPPLSEVSSLQLDVRSSPKSKPEPPTLQTKPTTVKPNNREDTVQSNYLQQKSFPEKAPVNGTDQPPKPVTSSYNRFNPKPYTSSARPFERKFESPKFNHNLLPNDTQQKPELQTKPQSTPPQPPVKPQSFPQPAEFDSGMDTFNRTTENQPKYQQNNVNAVPKAIPVSPGALDDDDEDEGHTVVATARGIFNSNGGVLSSIETGVSIIIPQGAIPEGVEQEIYFKVCRDNSILPPLDKEKGETLLSPLVMCGPHGLKFLKPVELRLPHCASMTPDGWSFALKSSDDSSGDPKSWQNKSLSGDPNYLVGANCVSVLIDHF, encoded by the exons AGTGGAGCTATGGAGGAAACTGTAATATGGGAACAGCACACAGTGGCCCTTCACAGG GCTGCCGGGTTTGGATTTGGCATTGCAATTTCAGGAGGCAAAGATAACCCCCATTTTCAGAGTGGTGAAACCTCCATTGTAATATCAGATGTGCTGAAAGGAGGCCCAGCTGAGGGTCTGTTACA ggaaaatGATCGTGTTGTTATGGTCAATGCTGTTTCTATGGATAATGTAGAGCATGCCTATGCTGTTCAGCAGTTGCGGAAAAGTGGAAAGAATGCACAAATT ACAATCAGACGGAAAAAGAAGGTTCAAATTCCGGTGGCCAGGACGGAGCGCGAGACAGTGTCGGAGCATGAAGAGGACAGCTACGAGGATGAGGCGTATGATGAGACGAGTGCGAGAAGCGGCCCCAGTGCCTACAGCAGCAGCAAGAGGAGTGAGCGTAGCATGGCAGGGAGGAGGGATCGCAGTGCGAGCAGAGAGCGCAGCTTATCACCACGATCAGACAGGAGGTCTGTGGTTTCAAATCTACCACCGAAACCTGCAAAAGTCACGTTGGTGAAATCCAGAAAAAGTGAAG aaTATGGGTTACGCTTGGCAAGTCACATTTTTGTGAAAGACATCTCCCCAGAGAGCCTGGCAGCAAAAGATGGCAATATCCAAGAAGGAGATGTTGTATTGAAA ataaATGGCACTGTGACGGAAAACCTCTCCTTGACAGATGCTAAGAAACTAATAGAACGGTCAAAGGGTAAGCTAAAGATGGTGGTTCAAAGAGATGAGCGAGCGACTCTACTCAATATACCGGACCTGGATGACAGCATTCCTTCTGCTAATGCTTCAGATAGAGATG acatTTCAGAAATTCATTCACTGGCATCAGACCATTCCAACCGATCCCATGACCGATCGCGCCGCAGTCGCTCCCGATCTCCTGACAGGAGGTCAGAACCCTCAGACCATTCCAGACATTCTCCACAGCAAATCAGCAATGGCAG TCACAGGAGCCGGGATGAAGAGAGAATAGCCAAACCCGGGGCGATATCGACGCCTGTTAGAATTACAGAAGAAGCAGTAATATCTAAGATTGCGGAGCAGCCTGTGGCTAAAACCTTTGAGGAGAGATCAGAAAAACAGATCCCACCTCTGCCAG AGCCTAAGCCTGTGTATGCCCAGCCTGGTCAGCCAGATGTGGACCTTCCAGTAAGCCCTTCTGACGCCCCCATTCCCAGTGCAGCTCATGACGAGGGCATGCTCAG ACCGAGCATGAAGCTGGTGAAGTTTAAGAAGGGTGAGAGTGTGGGTTTGCGCCTCGCTGGTGGGAATGATGTTGGGATATTCGTAGCTGGGGTTTTGGAGGACAGCCCTGCTGCGAAAGAAGGCCTGGAAGAGGGAGATCAGATTCTCAGG gtaaaTAATGTTGACTTTGCAAATATAATTCGTGAAGAGGCAGTTCTGTTCCTCCTTGATCTTCCCAGAGGTGAAGAGGTCACCATTTTGGCTCAGAAGAAAAAAGATG TGTATCGCCGGATAGTGGAGTCAGATGTTGGGGATTCCTTCTACATCAGAACCCACTTTGAGTATGAAAAGGAATCCCCTTATGGACTGAGTTTCAACAAGGGAGAAGTGTTCCGTGTTGTGGACACTCTGTATAATGGGAAGCTAGGCTCATGGCTGGCAATTCGCATTGGCAAAAATCATAAAGAGGTGGAAAGAGGCATCATTCCTAACAAAAACAG agccGAACAGTTATCCAGTGTCCAGTACACTCTTCCCAAGACCGCAGGAGGTGACCGTGCAGATTTCTGGCGATTCCGTGGCCTTCGCAGCTCCAAGAGGAACCTTAGGAAAAGCAGAGAGGATCTCACAGCCCAGCCTGTTCAATCCAAGTACCCAGCTTATGAAAGAGTTGTGCTCAGAGAAG CTGGTTTTCTCCGACCTGTGGTTATCTTTGGCCCCATTGCTGATGTGGCTCGTGAAAAGCTGGGAAGAGAAGAGCCTGATTTGTTTGAGTTGGCAA ggagTGAGCCAAGAGATGCTGGGACTGACCAGCGCAACTCTGGCATTATTCGCCTCCATACAATCAAACAGATCATTGACAGA gaTAAACATGCTGTTTTGGACATTACCCCGAATGCAGTGGACCGATTGAATTATGCGCAGTGGTATCCAATTGTAGTGTTTCTGAACCCAGATAGCAAGCAGGGTGTGAAAAACATGAGGACAAGGCTGTGCTCAGAGTCAAGAAAAAGTGCCAGGAAGCTGTATGAGCGAGCCCTTAAGCTGAGAAAAAACAACCATCATCTCTTTACGT CCATCATCAATATGAATTCTATGAATGATGGATGGTATGGAGCACTGAAGGAGACAACTCAGCAACAGCAGAACCAACTAGTTTGGGTCTCTGAAGGCAGG GCGGATGGAGCTCCGGATGATGACCTTGATTTGCATGATGACCGCCTGTCCTACCTTTCTGCTCCAGGGAGCGAATACTCCATGTACAGCACTGACAGTAGACACACATCTGACTATGAAGACACAGACACTGAAGGGGGTGCCTACACTGACCAGGAACTCGATGAAACTCTTAATGATGAAGTTGGCCCACTTCCAGAATCTGCCATTACAAGGTCCTCTGAGCCTGTCTGTGAAGATCCACCAGTAATCCAAGATGCCCAGGCTTACCCGCCCTATCAGCCCCCGGTTCAGCCCGACCCACTCCCCAGAACAAACTCAACTGGGTTCAAAATACCAGCATCTCAGCAG AAAGCTGAGGCTGTTCCTGTCATCCCTAACCTTCCCCATCAACCTGAGCCTATTGCTGTTGTGTCAGCGCCCTCTGCTGTTGACAACACTGTATATGTAGCTGGTATGAATCATGAGGAGCGTGCTCCAGCCCCTCAAAGCACCTACAGCCCCCAGGCTGGCTCTCTTAGGAGGCCCACCCATGAACTAGCTCGATCAATGCTAAATGATCCGGAACAATCCAGATCACCTCTTGCAGAGCCACCAAAG atGTACAAGAAAGATCCTTATGGCGTGGATGAGCCTCTAAGACAGAACCATGGTATAAAAGAGCCAGTTGTGGCTCACCCAGTGAATAGATATGAACAAGAGCCACCTCCAAGCTATGCACCACAGCCTCAGTATCAGGATGAACAGCCATATAGAGATTATGATCAGCCACCATATAGATATGAGTCTACAGGTAACTTTATGGAACAGAAATCTCGCAGCTATGACTCACACCTGCAATACGAAACCCGTGTGCCCCCCTATGATGACCAGTGGTCACACTATGATGAAAACCCCTCCCAGACCTACCCAGCTCGAACTCCGTTTGAGAACCAGCATCCCCAGGACTATGATCCAAGGCTGCACTATGAAGAAAGCACAGAGCGTGAATACACCCTGCCACAGCCCCGCTACGAAGAGCCGTCCCCTCTGGGATACGACAACCGACCCCGCTATGAACAGCCAGCGAAGAGCTACGGCAAACCAGTACAGCCCCGGTATGAAGAACAGCTCCGCTACGAAGAACAGCCCCCTATCGGGTATGAAGCACGGCCTCGTTATGAACCCGAACCACATGCCTTTCCCCCTCCTGTTTCCAGGTCCCCTGAACCCAATCCGTACTATGACCCTCCAGTAAGGACCTATACACAAGGCCCTCAAAGGGGGTACAAACCAGGACAGTACGAGCCCCCGCTTAATGCAGATGCTGCTCTGCCACCACCTCCACAGCCACAAGCTAAACCAGAACCACCGATTGCCTCCACCAAACCACTGCCCCCAACCCCAGCGACGGAGCCGGAAGATGATCCTGCCATGAAGCGACAGTCCGTGCTCACCAGAGTAAAGATGTTTGAGAACAAGAGATCCGTGTCGGTGGACAGGGCCAAGGAGTCTGGTGACCCTGCTGCTGTCCGG TCTGCAGAAGTAGCCCCCAAGCCCGTTACTGGACCAACAACTGTTCCTAAGGCCAACTCTCTGAGTCGTCTAGACCAGGAAAAGCCACCATACAG GGCACCTGAGCCTCAAAAACCTCAAACCAAACCCCCTGAGGATATAGTCCGCTCAAACCACTATGATCCCGAAGAGGATGAGGAATATTATCGGAAGCAGCTCTCGTACTTTGATCGCAGAAGCTTTGATAGCAAACCAGCTCCTCAGCCAACTCAGCCAGCAAATCGCTTCCCTGATCCTGCCAAACCAGTCCAGCCTCAGACACAGTCCAACTACTCCAACTATTCTTCCAG GGGTAAACCAGCAGAATTGGAGCCTGTGGATAAAATCAGTGTTGTGGAAAAGAGATACGAGCCTGTGCCTCAGGTTACTCCTCCTCCATCCCAGTATGGACTGCCTTCACAGACTCTGTCAAACCCATCTGTACCTCCACCCGTACTCCCCAAACCCCCGCTGTCTGAAG TCAGCTCACTGCAATTGGACGTACGCAGTTCCCCCAAGTCCAAACCTGAACCACCCACTCTGCAGACTAAACCGACCACAGTAAAGCCTAACAACAGAGAGGACACTGTGCAGTCCAACTACCTTCAACAGAAGAGCTTCCCTGAAAAAGCCCCAGTTAACGGAACTGACCAGCCTCCGAAGCCAGTCACCTCCAGCTACAATCGATTCAACCCAAAACCGTACACCAGCTCAGCGAGGCCGTTTGAGAGAAAATTTGAGAGCCCAAAATTCAATCACAATCTTTTGCCCAATGATACGCAGCAAAAACCCGAACTCCAGACCAAGCCCCAGAGCACCCCACCTCAGCCTCCGGTGAAACCACAGAGTTTCCCACAGCCTGCTGAGTTTGACAGTGGAATGGATACCTTTAACAGAACGACAGAAAACCAGCCCAAATATCAACAAAACAATGTCAACGCCGTGCCCAAGGCTATCCCTGTAAG TCCTGGTGCGTTggacgatgatgatgaagatgaaggtcACACTGTAGTGGCAACGGCACGAGGAATCTTTAACAGCAATGGTGGAGTCCTGAGTTCCATTGAAACCGGTGTCAGTATCATCATCCCACAAGGAGCCATTCCTGAGGGAGTGGAACAGGAGATCTACTTTAAAGTATGCAGGGATAACAGCATCCTACCCCCCTTGGACAAAGAGAAAG GAGAGACGCTGCTCAGCCCGCTGGTGATGTGTGGACCTCATGGACTGAAGTTCCTGAAGCCTGTGGAGCTGCGCTTACCTCACTGTGCGTCTATGACCCCTGATGGTTGGTCTTTTGCTCTAAAATCCTCCGACGACTCGTCGG gtgATCCTAAGAGCTGGCAGAACAAATCCCTTTCTGGGGATCCTAACTATCTTGTCGGAGCAAACTGTGTGTCCGTTCTCATCGATCACTTTTGA
- the LOC117429450 gene encoding tight junction protein ZO-1 isoform X13, producing MPGNKNCMITYTGLWCGIAEAVDKMKYQKYLTVLQMALGVTASNRNSLLPYKRRMWVTPSSDTSNAGASSGSQGKPSLRRIKGRIHRSKSLDSIELLDSNSGAMEETVIWEQHTVALHRAAGFGFGIAISGGKDNPHFQSGETSIVISDVLKGGPAEGLLQENDRVVMVNAVSMDNVEHAYAVQQLRKSGKNAQITIRRKKKVQIPVARTERETVSEHEEDSYEDEAYDETSARSGPSAYSSSKRSERSMAGRRDRSASRERSLSPRSDRRSVVSNLPPKPAKVTLVKSRKSEEYGLRLASHIFVKDISPESLAAKDGNIQEGDVVLKINGTVTENLSLTDAKKLIERSKGKLKMVVQRDERATLLNIPDLDDSIPSANASDRDDISEIHSLASDHSNRSHDRSRRSRSRSPDRRSEPSDHSRHSPQQISNGSHRSRDEERIAKPGAISTPVRITEEAVISKIAEQPVAKTFEERSEKQIPPLPEPKPVYAQPGQPDVDLPVSPSDAPIPSAAHDEGMLRPSMKLVKFKKGESVGLRLAGGNDVGIFVAGVLEDSPAAKEGLEEGDQILRVNNVDFANIIREEAVLFLLDLPRGEEVTILAQKKKDVYRRIVESDVGDSFYIRTHFEYEKESPYGLSFNKGEVFRVVDTLYNGKLGSWLAIRIGKNHKEVERGIIPNKNRAEQLSSVQYTLPKTAGGDRADFWRFRGLRSSKRNLRKSREDLTAQPVQSKYPAYERVVLREAGFLRPVVIFGPIADVAREKLGREEPDLFELARSEPRDAGTDQRNSGIIRLHTIKQIIDRDKHAVLDITPNAVDRLNYAQWYPIVVFLNPDSKQGVKNMRTRLCSESRKSARKLYERALKLRKNNHHLFTSIINMNSMNDGWYGALKETTQQQQNQLVWVSEGRADGAPDDDLDLHDDRLSYLSAPGSEYSMYSTDSRHTSDYEDTDTEGGAYTDQELDETLNDEVGPLPESAITRSSEPVCEDPPVIQDAQAYPPYQPPVQPDPLPRTNSTGFKIPASQQKAEAVPVIPNLPHQPEPIAVVSAPSAVDNTVYVAGMNHEERAPAPQSTYSPQAGSLRRPTHELARSMLNDPEQSRSPLAEPPKMYKKDPYGVDEPLRQNHGIKEPVVAHPVNRYEQEPPPSYAPQPQYQDEQPYRDYDQPPYRYESTGNFMEQKSRSYDSHLQYETRVPPYDDQWSHYDENPSQTYPARTPFENQHPQDYDPRLHYEESTEREYTLPQPRYEEPSPLGYDNRPRYEQPAKSYGKPVQPRYEEQLRYEEQPPIGYEARPRYEPEPHAFPPPVSRSPEPNPYYDPPVRTYTQGPQRGYKPGQYEPPLNADAALPPPPQPQAKPEPPIASTKPLPPTPATEPEDDPAMKRQSVLTRVKMFENKRSVSVDRAKESGDPAAVRSAEVAPKPVTGPTTVPKANSLSRLDQEKPPYRAPEPQKPQTKPPEDIVRSNHYDPEEDEEYYRKQLSYFDRRSFDSKPAPQPTQPANRFPDPAKPVQPQTQSNYSNYSSRGKPAELEPVDKISVVEKRYEPVPQVTPPPSQYGLPSQTLSNPSVPPPVLPKPPLSEVSSLQLDVRSSPKSKPEPPTLQTKPTTVKPNNREDTVQSNYLQQKSFPEKAPVNGTDQPPKPVTSSYNRFNPKPYTSSARPFERKFESPKFNHNLLPNDTQQKPELQTKPQSTPPQPPVKPQSFPQPAEFDSGMDTFNRTTENQPKYQQNNVNAVPKAIPVSPGALDDDDEDEGHTVVATARGIFNSNGGVLSSIETGVSIIIPQGAIPEGVEQEIYFKVCRDNSILPPLDKEKGETLLSPLVMCGPHGLKFLKPVELRLPHCDPKSWQNKSLSGDPNYLVGANCVSVLIDHF from the exons AGTGGAGCTATGGAGGAAACTGTAATATGGGAACAGCACACAGTGGCCCTTCACAGG GCTGCCGGGTTTGGATTTGGCATTGCAATTTCAGGAGGCAAAGATAACCCCCATTTTCAGAGTGGTGAAACCTCCATTGTAATATCAGATGTGCTGAAAGGAGGCCCAGCTGAGGGTCTGTTACA ggaaaatGATCGTGTTGTTATGGTCAATGCTGTTTCTATGGATAATGTAGAGCATGCCTATGCTGTTCAGCAGTTGCGGAAAAGTGGAAAGAATGCACAAATT ACAATCAGACGGAAAAAGAAGGTTCAAATTCCGGTGGCCAGGACGGAGCGCGAGACAGTGTCGGAGCATGAAGAGGACAGCTACGAGGATGAGGCGTATGATGAGACGAGTGCGAGAAGCGGCCCCAGTGCCTACAGCAGCAGCAAGAGGAGTGAGCGTAGCATGGCAGGGAGGAGGGATCGCAGTGCGAGCAGAGAGCGCAGCTTATCACCACGATCAGACAGGAGGTCTGTGGTTTCAAATCTACCACCGAAACCTGCAAAAGTCACGTTGGTGAAATCCAGAAAAAGTGAAG aaTATGGGTTACGCTTGGCAAGTCACATTTTTGTGAAAGACATCTCCCCAGAGAGCCTGGCAGCAAAAGATGGCAATATCCAAGAAGGAGATGTTGTATTGAAA ataaATGGCACTGTGACGGAAAACCTCTCCTTGACAGATGCTAAGAAACTAATAGAACGGTCAAAGGGTAAGCTAAAGATGGTGGTTCAAAGAGATGAGCGAGCGACTCTACTCAATATACCGGACCTGGATGACAGCATTCCTTCTGCTAATGCTTCAGATAGAGATG acatTTCAGAAATTCATTCACTGGCATCAGACCATTCCAACCGATCCCATGACCGATCGCGCCGCAGTCGCTCCCGATCTCCTGACAGGAGGTCAGAACCCTCAGACCATTCCAGACATTCTCCACAGCAAATCAGCAATGGCAG TCACAGGAGCCGGGATGAAGAGAGAATAGCCAAACCCGGGGCGATATCGACGCCTGTTAGAATTACAGAAGAAGCAGTAATATCTAAGATTGCGGAGCAGCCTGTGGCTAAAACCTTTGAGGAGAGATCAGAAAAACAGATCCCACCTCTGCCAG AGCCTAAGCCTGTGTATGCCCAGCCTGGTCAGCCAGATGTGGACCTTCCAGTAAGCCCTTCTGACGCCCCCATTCCCAGTGCAGCTCATGACGAGGGCATGCTCAG ACCGAGCATGAAGCTGGTGAAGTTTAAGAAGGGTGAGAGTGTGGGTTTGCGCCTCGCTGGTGGGAATGATGTTGGGATATTCGTAGCTGGGGTTTTGGAGGACAGCCCTGCTGCGAAAGAAGGCCTGGAAGAGGGAGATCAGATTCTCAGG gtaaaTAATGTTGACTTTGCAAATATAATTCGTGAAGAGGCAGTTCTGTTCCTCCTTGATCTTCCCAGAGGTGAAGAGGTCACCATTTTGGCTCAGAAGAAAAAAGATG TGTATCGCCGGATAGTGGAGTCAGATGTTGGGGATTCCTTCTACATCAGAACCCACTTTGAGTATGAAAAGGAATCCCCTTATGGACTGAGTTTCAACAAGGGAGAAGTGTTCCGTGTTGTGGACACTCTGTATAATGGGAAGCTAGGCTCATGGCTGGCAATTCGCATTGGCAAAAATCATAAAGAGGTGGAAAGAGGCATCATTCCTAACAAAAACAG agccGAACAGTTATCCAGTGTCCAGTACACTCTTCCCAAGACCGCAGGAGGTGACCGTGCAGATTTCTGGCGATTCCGTGGCCTTCGCAGCTCCAAGAGGAACCTTAGGAAAAGCAGAGAGGATCTCACAGCCCAGCCTGTTCAATCCAAGTACCCAGCTTATGAAAGAGTTGTGCTCAGAGAAG CTGGTTTTCTCCGACCTGTGGTTATCTTTGGCCCCATTGCTGATGTGGCTCGTGAAAAGCTGGGAAGAGAAGAGCCTGATTTGTTTGAGTTGGCAA ggagTGAGCCAAGAGATGCTGGGACTGACCAGCGCAACTCTGGCATTATTCGCCTCCATACAATCAAACAGATCATTGACAGA gaTAAACATGCTGTTTTGGACATTACCCCGAATGCAGTGGACCGATTGAATTATGCGCAGTGGTATCCAATTGTAGTGTTTCTGAACCCAGATAGCAAGCAGGGTGTGAAAAACATGAGGACAAGGCTGTGCTCAGAGTCAAGAAAAAGTGCCAGGAAGCTGTATGAGCGAGCCCTTAAGCTGAGAAAAAACAACCATCATCTCTTTACGT CCATCATCAATATGAATTCTATGAATGATGGATGGTATGGAGCACTGAAGGAGACAACTCAGCAACAGCAGAACCAACTAGTTTGGGTCTCTGAAGGCAGG GCGGATGGAGCTCCGGATGATGACCTTGATTTGCATGATGACCGCCTGTCCTACCTTTCTGCTCCAGGGAGCGAATACTCCATGTACAGCACTGACAGTAGACACACATCTGACTATGAAGACACAGACACTGAAGGGGGTGCCTACACTGACCAGGAACTCGATGAAACTCTTAATGATGAAGTTGGCCCACTTCCAGAATCTGCCATTACAAGGTCCTCTGAGCCTGTCTGTGAAGATCCACCAGTAATCCAAGATGCCCAGGCTTACCCGCCCTATCAGCCCCCGGTTCAGCCCGACCCACTCCCCAGAACAAACTCAACTGGGTTCAAAATACCAGCATCTCAGCAG AAAGCTGAGGCTGTTCCTGTCATCCCTAACCTTCCCCATCAACCTGAGCCTATTGCTGTTGTGTCAGCGCCCTCTGCTGTTGACAACACTGTATATGTAGCTGGTATGAATCATGAGGAGCGTGCTCCAGCCCCTCAAAGCACCTACAGCCCCCAGGCTGGCTCTCTTAGGAGGCCCACCCATGAACTAGCTCGATCAATGCTAAATGATCCGGAACAATCCAGATCACCTCTTGCAGAGCCACCAAAG atGTACAAGAAAGATCCTTATGGCGTGGATGAGCCTCTAAGACAGAACCATGGTATAAAAGAGCCAGTTGTGGCTCACCCAGTGAATAGATATGAACAAGAGCCACCTCCAAGCTATGCACCACAGCCTCAGTATCAGGATGAACAGCCATATAGAGATTATGATCAGCCACCATATAGATATGAGTCTACAGGTAACTTTATGGAACAGAAATCTCGCAGCTATGACTCACACCTGCAATACGAAACCCGTGTGCCCCCCTATGATGACCAGTGGTCACACTATGATGAAAACCCCTCCCAGACCTACCCAGCTCGAACTCCGTTTGAGAACCAGCATCCCCAGGACTATGATCCAAGGCTGCACTATGAAGAAAGCACAGAGCGTGAATACACCCTGCCACAGCCCCGCTACGAAGAGCCGTCCCCTCTGGGATACGACAACCGACCCCGCTATGAACAGCCAGCGAAGAGCTACGGCAAACCAGTACAGCCCCGGTATGAAGAACAGCTCCGCTACGAAGAACAGCCCCCTATCGGGTATGAAGCACGGCCTCGTTATGAACCCGAACCACATGCCTTTCCCCCTCCTGTTTCCAGGTCCCCTGAACCCAATCCGTACTATGACCCTCCAGTAAGGACCTATACACAAGGCCCTCAAAGGGGGTACAAACCAGGACAGTACGAGCCCCCGCTTAATGCAGATGCTGCTCTGCCACCACCTCCACAGCCACAAGCTAAACCAGAACCACCGATTGCCTCCACCAAACCACTGCCCCCAACCCCAGCGACGGAGCCGGAAGATGATCCTGCCATGAAGCGACAGTCCGTGCTCACCAGAGTAAAGATGTTTGAGAACAAGAGATCCGTGTCGGTGGACAGGGCCAAGGAGTCTGGTGACCCTGCTGCTGTCCGG TCTGCAGAAGTAGCCCCCAAGCCCGTTACTGGACCAACAACTGTTCCTAAGGCCAACTCTCTGAGTCGTCTAGACCAGGAAAAGCCACCATACAG GGCACCTGAGCCTCAAAAACCTCAAACCAAACCCCCTGAGGATATAGTCCGCTCAAACCACTATGATCCCGAAGAGGATGAGGAATATTATCGGAAGCAGCTCTCGTACTTTGATCGCAGAAGCTTTGATAGCAAACCAGCTCCTCAGCCAACTCAGCCAGCAAATCGCTTCCCTGATCCTGCCAAACCAGTCCAGCCTCAGACACAGTCCAACTACTCCAACTATTCTTCCAG GGGTAAACCAGCAGAATTGGAGCCTGTGGATAAAATCAGTGTTGTGGAAAAGAGATACGAGCCTGTGCCTCAGGTTACTCCTCCTCCATCCCAGTATGGACTGCCTTCACAGACTCTGTCAAACCCATCTGTACCTCCACCCGTACTCCCCAAACCCCCGCTGTCTGAAG TCAGCTCACTGCAATTGGACGTACGCAGTTCCCCCAAGTCCAAACCTGAACCACCCACTCTGCAGACTAAACCGACCACAGTAAAGCCTAACAACAGAGAGGACACTGTGCAGTCCAACTACCTTCAACAGAAGAGCTTCCCTGAAAAAGCCCCAGTTAACGGAACTGACCAGCCTCCGAAGCCAGTCACCTCCAGCTACAATCGATTCAACCCAAAACCGTACACCAGCTCAGCGAGGCCGTTTGAGAGAAAATTTGAGAGCCCAAAATTCAATCACAATCTTTTGCCCAATGATACGCAGCAAAAACCCGAACTCCAGACCAAGCCCCAGAGCACCCCACCTCAGCCTCCGGTGAAACCACAGAGTTTCCCACAGCCTGCTGAGTTTGACAGTGGAATGGATACCTTTAACAGAACGACAGAAAACCAGCCCAAATATCAACAAAACAATGTCAACGCCGTGCCCAAGGCTATCCCTGTAAG TCCTGGTGCGTTggacgatgatgatgaagatgaaggtcACACTGTAGTGGCAACGGCACGAGGAATCTTTAACAGCAATGGTGGAGTCCTGAGTTCCATTGAAACCGGTGTCAGTATCATCATCCCACAAGGAGCCATTCCTGAGGGAGTGGAACAGGAGATCTACTTTAAAGTATGCAGGGATAACAGCATCCTACCCCCCTTGGACAAAGAGAAAG GAGAGACGCTGCTCAGCCCGCTGGTGATGTGTGGACCTCATGGACTGAAGTTCCTGAAGCCTGTGGAGCTGCGCTTACCTCACT gtgATCCTAAGAGCTGGCAGAACAAATCCCTTTCTGGGGATCCTAACTATCTTGTCGGAGCAAACTGTGTGTCCGTTCTCATCGATCACTTTTGA